A genomic region of Octopus sinensis linkage group LG2, ASM634580v1, whole genome shotgun sequence contains the following coding sequences:
- the LOC115224497 gene encoding uncharacterized protein K02A2.6-like, with product MRQSAFVENRRRRRESNSRLYYPEPNAVTTEPRAYEKLDHADDQTRLLSKYAEPFEDTVIATFLAENEIENVLCKVILELSVTLSDIKSKPENDIFIIRIKETPKAKENKNIRNANAKHFSLYDKRLMYAQRVVVPAVLKKHLFKEFHNGYPEISRMKSLMRSYMYGLTKYREIEESVKSCRCCDLGAKSPPVKFKPWPKTDSPWTRPHIDFAGLVNGAYFLIVTVGSG from the exons ATGAGACAAAGTGCCTTCGTCGAGAACAGAAGGCGCCGACGTGAATCCAACTCCCGACTTTACTATCCTGAGCCAAATgccgtaaccactgagccacgtgcttACGAG AAATTAGACCATGCAGATGATCAAACAAGGCTgctttcaaaatatgcggaaccATTCGAAGATACTGTGATTGCCACTTTCCTTgcggaaaatgaaattgaaaatgttttgtgtaAAGTCATTCTTGAACTCTCAGTTACTTTATCAGACATAAAGTCAAAGCCGGAGAACGATATATTCATTATAAGAATCAAAGAAACACCGAAggctaaagaaaataaaaatatccgCAACGCAAATGCCAAACATTTCTCACTGTACGACAAAAGGCTGATGTATGCACAAAGAGTCGTAGTGCCAGCCGTACTAAAAAAGCATTTATTTAAAGAATTTCATAATGGTTACCCAGAAATTTCGAGAATGAAATCACTGATGAGAAGTTACATGTATGGGCTTACAAAATATCGTGAAATTGAAGAGTCGGTGAAATCCTGCAGATGTTGTGACCTTGGAGCCAAGTCACCACCGGTAAAATTCAAACCATGGCCTAAAACCGACAGTCCATGGACCAGGCCCCATATAGATTTTGCTGGACTAGTAAATGGTGCATATTTCCTGATTGTCACCGTGGGTTCCGGTTga